The Megalopta genalis isolate 19385.01 unplaced genomic scaffold, iyMegGena1_principal scaffold0306, whole genome shotgun sequence genomic sequence atctcacttatattcgcgagtatttgattcacaatcattcgtttcgcatggatttgaagctaaataatgtgtttcgattggatttgaagctaactagtctgtttcgcaagcagttgaagctaaatcatgtatatcataagtattagaagctaaaccatttgtatcgcatggatttgaagctaaaccttctacatcgcattgatttgtagctaaatcatttgttccgcatggattttgaagctaaatcgttcgattcgtctgcatttgaagctatatccctaatatcgcaagaatctgaatctaaatcatttgtttcgcatggattttaagctaagccttctacatcgtattgatttgaagctaaatcatttgtatcgcatggatttgaagctaaaccttctacatcgcattgatttgcagctaaatcatgtgtttcgcatggatttgaagttaactcgtttgtttcgactgcatttgaagctatatcacttatatcgcaagtatctgaagctaaatcatttgtttcgcatggattttgaagctaactcgtttgattcgtttgaatttgaaactacatcacttatatgcctagtgtttgaagctaaatcacttgtttcgcatggatttgaagctaaaccttctacatcgtattgatttgaagctaaatcatgtgtttcgcttcgaattgaagctaaaccttctacatcgcatggatttgaagctaactcgtttgattcgtctgcatttgaagctatatcacttatatcccaagtgtttgaatttaaatcatttgtttcgcttggatttgaagctaagccttctgcttcgcattgaactgaagctaatacatgtgtatcgcatggattttgaagccaactcgtttgattcgtctgcatttgaagcattatcacttatatcgcaagtatctgatgctaaatcatttgtttcgcatggatttgtagctaaaccttctacatcgtattgatttgaagctaaatcatttgtttcgcatggatttgaagctgtggcggcgacaagccggcgccacgtctccgccatgtgtttagttttaaggcgtaagaatgtttggacgaatgggccgggctgcatgctgtgcgttagcgtcgagcgaatgtctagacgattggtttgagtgtcgcgtagaatgaatgcgtctagccaggacagagtgaaagcgaaccgtgagaatgagaaagaatgatctggatgggatgcatcggtgagcgaatggttagttcagtaagaaccctcatcgggaacggtacgcgagcatcgcgagtttagttccgattgtaaataaagatagtctaattgtaaccgggttcaattctctcttcccgtcgccgatcccacctcctcattggtgaccccgacgtgatctaaaggtagcgaacgacacgaattttgcagtcgcatttcgttcgtggtttcgtggcagtggatcgggagttttcggaagagaacacggacattcgcacgtttattcggtacgatggcatccccgcccgcatcgacagtcagccgcgtcgcggtgaaaataccggaagtttcgccgaccgaccccgagctgtggttcgcgttggtcgaggcgagtttcgagacgagcggcgttacgaccgaaaagacgaagttcgggttcgtcctgggcgcgctcaaaccagaatacgcggccgaggtccgcgataacgacgaaccgcgctacgaggcgggaagtgtttttaccattacaagttcggcgcgaacgcgttccgctgcgaacacccatgcaattggtccgcgtcgggaaacgagatgggcagtcgttaatgacggccagcgaccactgcccaccatcgcgccgtttgttcgtcaccgatcgagtaacgagaacgcagtttttaatcgacaccggtgccgatctctgcgtttttcctcgatcgaaaactcgcgggttccgcgaacgcgcatcttacgttttatatgcggcgaacgggtcggaaattgccacgtacgggacggttacgctgagcctcgacttcgggctccgtcgcgttttcgtatggcgtttcgtggtggccgacgtgtcaaagccgattatagacgtagatttcctcgcgcattacgaactattggtggacgtcggaaagtgcaaacttttagaccaggtgacgtcgatgacggtgccaggacgctcagtgcgcgagtgcgggccatcggcgccctcggtgaagacaattttcggtgattcgaaattccacgaattgctgcaacgtttcccgaacattacgcgaccagtggggacacccgtgcaagtgcaacatgaaacggtgcactacatccgcacaacgccgggtccgcctgtggcttgtaggccccggcgtctcgcgccggatcgtttgaggcacgcgcgacaagaattcgagacgatgatgcgtctcggcatcgcgcgaccgtcggaacgtgcgtggtcatcgcctctccatatggtgcccaaaaaagaacaggacgcttggcgaccgtgcggggattaccgagctttaaatgcgcgcacggtgccggataggtaccccgtgaagcacatcgaggacttttctcacgcgcttcacgagaagacggtgttctccacaatagatctggcgcgcgcgtataaccagattccagtggccacagaggacatcgccaaaaccgcgataaccacccctttcggactattcgagttcccctgtatgtagttcggattgcgaaacgcggcacaaacgtttcaacgtttcatcgacgaggtgctgcgcggcttggattttgtgtacgcgtacatcgacgacatactggtggcatcgtcgacagaagaggagcacttgcgccacttggaggaagttttttcacgcctcgacaagtacggcgtgaccgtcaacggggcgaaatgcattttcggccaggcgcaggttaaattcctggggttcaccgtatcgtccaaaggcaccagcccgttggaatcaaaggtggaggcgatcaccaactacccccaaccgaccaccgcaaaacggctgaggcagttcctgggtatgctaaatttctataggcgtttcatgcccagggctgcgcaggtacaagcgcccctcaataacctactgcacgacggcatgaagggtaacgccaagttggcgtggaccgaggaagctaccgcggctttcgccgaggcgaaggacagtttgaggcaggcggcgttattgtcgcatccgagggacgacgggccactcgccttgttctgcgacgcgtccgattttgctgcaggtgcggcactgcagcagcgggtcggaaaggattggcagccggtggctttcttctccaggaagctcagcgccgccgagcggaattacggcgcgtacgaccgggaaatgttggccatttactcggcaatcaagcatttccgacacatggtggaggggcgaacattcaccatctacacggaccacaaaccgttgacattcgccttccaacaaaagcccgagaaatgttctcccaggcaatttagatacctggatttcatcgggcagttcaccaccgacatccgccacatcgccgggaaggacaacgtcgtcgccgacgcgctatccaggttggaagaagtggtagagtctttcagctacaccgatttggcggagtctcagcagcgcgacgcggaacttcaggcgtacatgagcgggagaataaaaaacaatttacgtctaaaacggatacgcccgcccgattcgaacactgaagtgatctgtgacgtgtctaccgggattgcgcgacctttcgtcacgggacaattcaggcgagccgcattcgactcgatgcaccgcttggcgcatccaggtgttaaagcaacggtgagactcgtgacggaacgatatgtgtgGCCGTCCGTTAAAGCCGATTGCCGGAGTTGGGCTCGCGGTTGCGTTCCGTGCCAGCGCGCGAAAATAAACAAGCACGTTTTCGCGCCGCCGGGAAGTTTCGACGCGCCGACCGGAAGATTCGAGCACGTGCACATAGACATTGTAGTTCTTCCGGTCTCAGAGGGGTTCAGGTACTGTTTAACCTGCGTCGACTGTTTTACGCGCTGGCCCGAGGCTTTCCCAATTCGGGATCAAGAAGCTTCGACCGTGGCACGCGCCTTTTACGAGGGTTGGATTTCACGGTTCGGAACCCCGTTGCACGTGACAACCGACCAGGgtcgacaattcgagtcgcgcttGTTTCAGGCATTGTCACAGCTAACAGGTCCAGCCCACTGGCGGACAACGGCCTATCACCCGGCGGCAAACGGAATGGTGGAGAGATTCCACCGCCAATTTAAGGCAGCAATCCGTTGCCAGCAAAACGTCAGCTGGACAAAGGTTCTTCCCACCATCTTGCTGGGCATCCGCGCAGCCTGGAGAGAGGACTTACAATCCACCGCAGCTGAGCTGGTCTACGGCGAGACGCTGCACCTACCAGGGGAATTCCTGGTCCCACAGAGAGCGGAGTCGCTGCCGCTGCCAGCGGATTTTGTCGCGGGATTACGAAAGCATTTCGCGACCCTCGCCCCAACGCCTGGCAGCAATCACTCGACGAAACGAGTTTTCGTTTTCAAGGACCTCGCCACGGCAGAGCATGTGTTCGTGCGGAACGACGCAGTGCGAGGAATCCTCCAGCCGCCATACGACGGCCCATACAGGGTCCTCGAGCGAGGGGACCGGACTTACTCCCTCAGTATCCGGGACAAGGCGGTTACAGTGACCATAGATCGCCTAAAGCCGGCGTACTTGCTGGCTACAGATCCAGCACCGCCGACGATACCATGGGCAACACAGCCAGCGTTACCTGGAGAGTCCGAGGGGCCACCAACACCATCATCACCACCCACTCCGAGCGAGTTTACGGGGCAGCCGCCCCAACCATCGCCACCATCTCGGGGTCCGGCGGTGCCGCCCCCCATAGTAGTACCACCAGGTGCGGGTTTACGCACCACACGGTCCGGAAGAAGAGTGCGTTTCCCGGACCGATTGCAAGTTTCGTGATCGAGTCAATCACTGGCGGGGGGGgtgatgtggcggcgacaagccggcgccacgtctccgccatgtgtttagttttaaggcgtaagaatgtttggacgaatgggccgggctgcatgctgtgcgttagcgtcgagcgaatgtctagacgattggtttgagtgtcgcgtagaatgaatgcgtctagccaggacagagtgaaagcgaaccgtgagaatgagaaagaatgatctggatgggatgcatcggtgaccgaatggttagttcagtaagaaccctcatcgggaacggtacgcgagcgtcgcgagtttagttccgattgtaaataaagatagtctaattgtaaccgggttcaattctctcttcccgtcgccgatcccacctcctcaaagctaaaccttctacatcgtattgatttgcagctaagccatgtgtatcgcttgtatttgaagctaactcgtttgtttcgacagcacttgaagctatatcacttatatagtaagtatataaagctaaatcatttgtttcgcatggatttgaagctaatccttctacatcgctttgttttgaagctaaattatgtgttctgcatggattttatgctaactcgcacggatttgaatctaactcgttagtttcgcctgcatttgttgctatatcacttatatcgcaagtatctggtcctaaatcatttgtttcctacgaatttgaagcaaagccttctacttggcaactatttgaagctaaatgatgtgtatcgcatggattttgtagctaacccgttttagtcgtctgcatttgaaactatatcacttatatcccaagtgtttgaagctaaatcatttgttctcatggatttgaagctaaaccttctacatagcattgatttgaagctaaatcatgtgtttcgcttggatttgaagctaaaccttctacatcgcattgatttgaagctacatgatgtgtgtcgcatggattttgaagctaactcgattgattcgtctgcatttgaagttaaatcacttatatcccaagtgtttgaagctaaatcaattgtctcgcatggatttgaagctaaaccttctacatcgcaatgatttggagctaaatcatgtgtttcgcttggatttgaagctaagccttctacttcgcattgatttgaagctacatcatgtgtttcgcttggatttgaaaataaatggtttgtttcgcatgcagttgaagctaaatcatgtatgtcacaagtattcgaagcgaaaccatttgttttgcatggatttgaagctaagccttctacttcgcattgatttgaagctaactcgtttgtttcgtcttcaaatgaagctatatcacttatatcgcaagtatttgaggaaaaatcatgtgttttgcatggatttgaaactagctcgtttgtttctcctgcatttgaagctatatcacttatatcgcaagtatctgaagctaaatcatttgtttcgcatggatttgaagctaactcgtttgtttcgtctgcatttgaagctatatcacatatatcccaagtgtttgaagctcaatcatttgcttcgcttctatttgaagctaatccttctacatcgcattgatttgaagctaaatcatgtgccttgcttggatttaaagctaactcgtttgtttagccagcatttagagctatatcaattaaatcgcaagtatctgaagctaaatcatttgtttcgcatggatttgaatctaaaccttctacttcgcatcgagctgatgctaaatgatgtgtatcgtatggattttgaagctaactcgtttgtttcgtctgcatttgaagttatatcacttatataccaattgttggaagctaaatcatttgtttcgcatggattcgaagcaaaaccttctacatcgcattgatttgaagctaattcatttgtttcgcatggatttgaagctaaaccttctacatcgcaacgatttggagctaaatcatgtgtttcgcttggatttggagctaaaccttctacatcgtattgatttgcagctaaatcatgtgtttcgcatggatttgaagttaactcgtttgtttcgcctgcagttgaagctatatcacctatatccgaagtgtttgaagctcaatcaattgttccgcatcgatttgaatctaagccttctacttcgcattgatttgaagctaaatcaagtggaacgcatggattttgaagctaactcgattgattcgtatgcatttgatgctatatcacttatatcgcaagtatttgagctaaatcatttgtgtcgcatggatttgaagctcaatcttctaaagcgcatttatttgcagctaaatcacgtgattctcttggatttgatactatctcgtttgtttcgattgcatttgaagctatgtcacttatatcgcaagtatctgacgctaaatcattggtttcgcatggctttgaagcaaaaattctacatcgcatagatttgaagctagctcgtttgattcatctgcatttgaagctatatcacttaaatcgcaagtatttgaagaaaaatcatgtgtttggcatggatttgaagctaagtcgttagttgcgcctgcatttgaagctatatcagttatatcgcaggtatctgaagctaaatcatttgtttcgcatggatttgaagctataccttctacatcgcattcatttgcagctaaatcatgtgtttcgcatggatttgaagctacctcgtcagtttcgcctgcatttgaagctatgtcacttatatcgcaagtatctgacgctaaatcattggtttcgcatggctttgaagcaaaaattctacatcgcatagatttgaagctagctcgtttgcttcatctgcatttgaagctatatcacttatatcgcaagtatttgaagaaaaatcatgtttttcgcttggatttgaagctagctcgtgtctttcacctgcatttgaagctatttccgctataacacaggtatttgaaggtaacccatttatttctcatggatttgaagctaagccttctacttcgcattgatttgaagctaaataatatgtttctcatgggtttgtagctacctcgtttgtttcgcccgcattggaagatatatcatttatatcgccagcatttcaagatatatcatttgtgtcgcatggatttgaagctaatcgttctacttcgcattgatttgaagctaaaacaagtgtttcgcatgaatttgaacctagatcttgtctttcgcatgcattcgaagcttaatcatgtgttttgcatgtatttgaagctaactcgtttgtttcgccttcatttgaagctatatcatttatatcgcaagtatctgaacctaaatcacttgcttcgctttgacttgaagctaaaccttctacatcgcattgatttgcagctaaatcatatgtttcgcgtggatttcaagctacacctactacatcgcattgatttgtagctgaatcttgtgcatcgcatggatttggagctaactcgtttgtgtctcctgcatttgaagctatatcatttatatcgcaagtatctgaacctaaatcacttgcttcgctttgacttgaagctaaaccttctacatcgcattgatttgcagctaaatcatatgtttcgcgtggatttcaagctacacctactacatcgcattgatttgtagctgaatcttgtgcatcgcatggatttggagctaactcgtttgtgtctcctgcatttgaagctatatcacctatatcccaagtgtttgaagctaaatcatttgttccgcatggaattgaagctaagccttctacatcgcattgatttgcagctaaatcatgtgtttcgcatggatttgaagctaacacgcttgtttcgtctacatttgaaactatatcacttttgtcccaagtgtttgaagctaaatcatttgttctcatggatttgaagctaaaccttctacatcgcattcatttgcagctaaatcatgtgtttcgcatggatttgaagttaactcgttcgtttcgcctgcatttgatgctatatcacttatatccaaagtatttgaagctaaatcatttgtttcgcatggatttgaagctaaaccttctacatcgcactgatttgaaggtaaatcgtgtgtttcgctcgatatgaagctaactcgtttgtttcgtttgcatttgaagctatatcacttatatcgcaagtatctgaagctaaatcatttgcttcgcatggatttgaatctaaaccttctacatcgcattgatttgcagctaaatcatgtgtatagcatggttttgaagctaactcgtttgattcgtctgcatttgaagctatatcacttctatcccaagtgtttgacgctgattcatttgcgtcgcatggatttgaagctaaaccttcaacatagcattgattttaagcttaagcatgtgttttgcatggatttgatgctaactcgtttgcttccactccatttgaagctgtttcagttatatcgcaagtatctgatgctaaatcatttgtttcgcatggaattaaagctaaaccttccacatcgcattgatttgaagcttaatcatgtgtttcgcatggatttgaaactaactcggttgtttcatcagcatttgaagctatatcacttatatcgcaagtatctcaagctaaatcatttgtgtcgaatggatttgaagctaaacctgctacatagcattgatttgaagcttaatcatgtgttttgcatggatttgaagctaactcgtttgtttcgtctgcatttgaagctatatcacgtatatcccaagtgcttgaagctaaatcttttgtttcgcgttgatttgaagttaaaccttctacatcgcattgatttgaagctgaatcatgtgtcttgcttggatttaaagctaactcgtttgtttcgccagcatttggagctatatcacttaaatcgcaagaatctgaagctaaatcctttgtttcgcatggatttgaagctaaaccttctacatcgcaatgatttggagctaaatcatgtgtttcgcttggatttggagctaaaccttctacatcgtattgatttgcagctaaatcatgtgtttcgcatggatttgaagttaactcgtttgtttcgcctgcagttgaagctatatcacctatatccgaagtgtttgacgctcaatcaattgttccgcatcgatttgaatctaagccttctacttcgcattgatttgaagctaaatcaagtggaacgcatggattttgaagctaactcgattgattcgtatgcatttgatgctatatcacttatatcgcaagtatttgagctaaatcatttgtgtcgcatggatttgaagctcaatcttctaaagcgcatttatttgcagctaaatcacgtgattctcttggatttgatactatctcgtttgtttcgattgcatttgaagctatgtcacttatatcgcaagtatctgacgctaaatcattggtttcgcatggctttgaagcaaaaattctacatcgcatagatttgaagctagctcgtttgattcatctgcatttgaagctatatcacttaaatcgcaagtatttgaagaaaaatcatgtgtttggcatggatttgaagctaactcgttagttgcgcctgcatttgaagctatatcagttatatcgcaggcatctgaagctaaatcatttgtttcgcatggatttgaagctataccttctacatcgcattcatttgcagctaaatcatgtgtttcgcatggatttgaagctacctcgtcagtttcgcctgcatttgaagctatgtcacttatatcgcaagtatctgacgctaaatcattggtttcgcatggctttgaatcaaaaattctacatcgcatacatttgaagctagctcgtttgcttcatctgcatttgaagctatatcacttatatcgcaagtatttgaagaaaaatcatgtttttcgcttggatttgaagctagctcgtgtctttcacctgcatttgaagctatttccgctataacacaggtatttgaaggtaacccatttatttctcatggatttgaaggtaagccttctacttcgcattgatttgaagctaaataatatgtttctcatgggtttgtagctacctcgtttgtttcgcccgcattggaagatatatcatttatatcgccagcatttcaagatatatcatttgtgtcgcatggatttgaagctaatcgttctacttcgcattgatttgaagctaaaacaagtgtttcgcatgaatttgaacctagatcttgtctttcgcatgcattcgaagcttaatcatgtgttttgcatgtatttgaagctaactcgtttgtttcgccttcatttgaagctatatcatttatatcgcaagtatctgaacctaaatcacttgcttcgctttgacttgaagctaaaccttctacatcgcattgatttgcagctaaatcatatgtttcgcgtggatttcaagctacacctactacatcgcattgatttgtagctgaaacttgtgcatcgcatggatttggagctaactcgtttgtgtctcctgcatttgaagctatatcatttatatcgcaagtatctgaacctaaatcacttgcttcgctttgacttgaagctaaaccttctacatcgcattgatttgcagctaaatcatatgtttcgcgtggatttcaagctacacctactacatcgcattgatttgtagctgaatcttgtgcatcgcatggatttggagctaactcgtttgtgtctcctgcatttgaagctatatcacctatatcccaagtgtttgaagctaaatcatttgttccgcatggaattgaagctaagccttctacatcgcattgatttgcagctaaatcatgtgtttcgcatggatttgaagctaacacgcttgtttcgtctacatttgaaactatatcacttttgtcccaagtgtttgaagctaaatcatttgttctcatggatttgaagctaaaccttctacatcgcattcatttgcagctaaatcatgtgtttcgcatggatttgaagttaactcgttcgtttcgcctgcatttgatgctatatcacttatatcgcaagtatctgaagctaaatcatttgcttcgcatggatttgaatctaaaccttctacatcgcattgatttgcagctaaatcatgtgtatcgcatggttttgaagctaactcgtttgattcgtctccatttgaagctatatcacttctatcccaagtgtttgacgctgattcatttgcgtcgcatggatttgaagctaaaccttctacatagcaatgattttaagcttaagcatgtgttttgcatggatttgatgctaactcgtttgcttccactccatttgaagctgtttcagttatatcgcaagtatctgatgctaaatcatttgtttcgcatggaattaaagctaaaccttccacatcgcattgatttgaagcttaatcatgtgtttcgcatggatttgaaactaactcggttgtttcgtcagcatttgaagctatatcacttatatcgcaagtatctcaagctaaatcatttgtgtcgaatggatttgaagctaaacctgctacatagcattgatttgaagcttaatcatgtgttttgcatggatttgaagctaactcgtttgtttcgtctgcatttgaagctatatcacgtatatcccaagtgcttgaagctaaatcttttgtttcgcgttgatttgaagttaaaccttctacatcgcattgatttgaagctgaatcatgtgtcttgcttggatttaaagctaactcgtttgtttcaccagcatttggagctatatcacttaaatcgtaagaatctgaagctaaatcctttgtttcgcatggatttgaagctaaaccttctacatcgcaatgatttggagctaaatcatgtgtttcgctgggatttgaagctaagccttctacttcgcattgatttgaagctacatcatgtgtttcgcttggatttgaaaataaatggtttgtttcgcttgcagttgaagctaaatcatgtatgtcacaagtattcgaagcgaaaccatttgttttgcatggatttgaagctaagccttctacttcgcattgatttgaagctaactcgtttgtttcgtcttcaaatgaagctatatcacttatatcgcaagtatttgaggaaaaatcatgtgttttgcatggatttgaaactagctcgtttgtttctcctgcatttgaagctatatcacttatatcgcaagtatctgaagctaaatcatttgtttcgcatggatttgaagctaactcgtttgtttcgtctgcatttgaagctatatcaca encodes the following:
- the LOC143263059 gene encoding uncharacterized protein LOC143263059, with product MVERFHRQFKAAIRCQQNVSWTKVLPTILLGIRAAWREDLQSTAAELVYGETLHLPGEFLVPQRAESLPLPADFVAGLRKHFATLAPTPGSNHSTKRVFVFKDLATAEHVFVRNDAVRGILQPPYDGPYRVLERGDRTYSLSIRDKAVTVTIDRLKPAYLLATDPAPPTIPWATQPALPGESEGPPTPSSPPTPSEFTGQPPQPSPPSRGPAVPPPIVVPPGAGLRTTRSGRRVRFPDRLQVS